A genomic segment from Cryptosporangium minutisporangium encodes:
- a CDS encoding MoxR family ATPase produces the protein MTTETAPDVVAARGRVGARLVGRERELDLVLAAVAAGRDLVLEGPPGTSKTTMLTAITAEWGIPLLFVEGNADLTPAKLVGHHNPARVLKEDYSEDNFVAGPLTEAMRSGGFLYIEEFNRAPDDTLNTLLTAMADRRLSIPRVGTVEALPTFRIIASMNPYDNVGTTRLSSSVHDRLCRLAVDYQDDEAERGIVALRTGLPGTLDSTLGASLVADAVAVTRTTREHPDVRQGSSVRGAIDLALVAVQLGTLRGLRVDEEVTRGSAEPYAVLVLDAMLVALSGRIHLDEAVDTTAERVLKEIWEDRFILQPSAAQPG, from the coding sequence ATGACCACAGAAACCGCCCCCGACGTGGTCGCCGCCCGGGGAAGAGTGGGTGCCCGTCTGGTCGGGCGGGAACGGGAGCTGGACCTGGTGCTGGCCGCGGTCGCCGCCGGCCGGGACCTCGTCCTGGAGGGCCCGCCCGGGACCAGCAAGACGACGATGCTCACCGCGATCACGGCGGAGTGGGGCATCCCGCTGCTGTTCGTCGAGGGCAACGCCGACCTGACCCCGGCCAAGCTGGTCGGGCACCACAACCCGGCGCGAGTCCTCAAGGAGGACTACAGCGAGGACAACTTCGTCGCCGGCCCGCTGACCGAGGCGATGCGGTCCGGCGGGTTCCTCTACATCGAGGAGTTCAACCGGGCCCCCGACGACACGCTCAACACGCTGCTCACCGCGATGGCCGACCGCCGGCTGTCGATCCCGCGGGTGGGGACGGTCGAGGCGCTGCCGACGTTCCGGATCATCGCGTCGATGAACCCGTACGACAACGTGGGCACCACCCGGCTGAGCTCCAGCGTTCACGACCGGCTCTGCCGGCTCGCGGTCGACTACCAGGACGACGAGGCGGAGCGCGGCATCGTCGCCCTGCGCACCGGCCTGCCCGGCACCCTCGACTCGACACTGGGCGCGTCGCTCGTCGCCGACGCGGTTGCGGTCACCCGGACGACCCGTGAGCACCCAGACGTCCGCCAGGGCAGCAGCGTGCGCGGCGCGATCGACCTGGCGCTGGTCGCCGTGCAGCTCGGGACGTTGCGCGGGCTCCGGGTGGACGAGGAGGTGACCCGCGGGTCGGCCGAGCCCTACGCCGTGCTCGTGCTGGACGCGATGCTCGTGGCGCTCTCCGGGCGCATCCACCTTGACGAGGCCGTCGACACCACAGCCGAGCGGGTGTTGAAGGAGATCTGGGAGGACCGGTTCATCCTCCAGCCGTCGGCGGCGCAGCCCGGTTGA
- the mftE gene encoding mycofactocin biosynthesis peptidyl-dipeptidase MftE, with translation MSELADATWPEISGDRVLAIPVGSTEQHGPHLPFSTDTDERVALARALAARRDDVLVAPAMPYGSSGEHQAFPGTLSIGPDAIERVLVELGRSASETFGRILLISGHGGNAIPVNRAVRRLRSEGRDALAWAPRWRGDAHAGRTETSVQLALDPGRVRLDRAEAGNTAPLAELLPVMRERGLRPVTANGILGDPAGANADDGARLLAEATHDLATTVARWLGEDA, from the coding sequence ATGAGCGAGCTGGCCGACGCCACCTGGCCGGAGATCTCCGGCGACCGCGTGCTCGCGATCCCGGTGGGGTCGACCGAGCAGCACGGCCCGCACCTCCCGTTCTCCACCGACACGGACGAGCGGGTCGCGCTCGCCCGTGCGCTGGCGGCGCGCCGCGACGACGTGCTGGTCGCGCCGGCGATGCCGTACGGGTCGTCCGGTGAGCACCAGGCGTTCCCCGGGACGCTGTCGATCGGTCCGGACGCGATCGAGCGGGTGCTGGTCGAGCTCGGGCGATCCGCCTCGGAGACGTTCGGCCGGATCCTGCTCATCTCCGGTCACGGCGGCAACGCGATCCCGGTCAACCGGGCGGTCCGGCGGCTGCGGAGCGAGGGGCGCGACGCGCTGGCTTGGGCGCCGCGCTGGCGCGGTGACGCGCACGCCGGACGCACCGAGACGTCCGTCCAGCTCGCGCTGGATCCGGGGCGGGTGCGGCTGGACCGGGCCGAGGCAGGCAACACCGCTCCGCTCGCCGAGCTGCTGCCGGTGATGCGGGAGCGAGGGCTGCGGCCCGTGACCGCGAACGGGATCCTCGGCGACCCGGCCGGGGCGAACGCCGACGACGGCGCCCGGCTGCTCGCGGAGGCCACCCACGACCTGGCCACCACCGTCGCCCGCTGGCTCGGCGAAGACGCCTGA
- a CDS encoding mycofactocin system FadH/OYE family oxidoreductase 2, with protein MTSLFTPLRLGRLTLRNRVVFSAHLTNFAEDGLPSARHVEYYRERAAGGAGLVITEEHTVHPSDQPYEKMIRGYDPAVVPRYRALTAAVHAHGTPILAQLNHNGGQASGMYTRRPVLAPSPVPDALFREVPLALDTAGITEIVAGYATTARHCVDGGFDGVELQASHSSLIRGFLSRATNRRTDDYGVDRSRFLREVIAAVRAAIGPDAVLGVRLGGDEMIDDGVTLDEGVATARTVDATGAVDYLNTSIGLATETLFLIQASMRVPPRYALHVPAAMRAAVSVPVIGVGRFKHPAQAEKALDAGYADLIGVVRGQIADPSFAAKAAAGRADEIRTCLSCNQECVGRVGFNRWIGCVVNPVVLASPMRRSLRVAVVGGGPGGLRAAVTAAERGHRVTLYERSAQLGGQVPLAARVPSRAEFAELTRSLALAAARAGVSVRAGVTATPALLAGSEAVVLATGARPVRPSWARSSRVVDVRQVLSGRVEPYGDVLVHDELGFHQATSVAELLADRGCTVEIATPGMIVGQDLGVTLDLELWTIAAEARGIRQTPDVTVATAEDSAGRVRVVLAHHPTGTQAVRTVDWVVSVVHPEPEDALWHALRGAPFPVHRVGDCLAPRRADAAVLEGERVAMSL; from the coding sequence GTGACCTCGCTGTTCACCCCGTTGCGGCTGGGTCGCCTGACCCTCCGCAACCGGGTGGTGTTCTCCGCCCATCTGACGAACTTCGCGGAGGACGGGCTGCCCAGCGCCCGGCACGTCGAGTACTACCGGGAGCGGGCGGCCGGCGGCGCCGGGCTGGTGATCACCGAGGAACACACGGTCCACCCGTCCGACCAGCCGTACGAGAAGATGATCCGCGGGTACGACCCGGCCGTGGTGCCGCGGTACCGGGCGCTGACCGCCGCCGTGCACGCGCACGGGACGCCGATCCTCGCGCAGCTCAACCACAACGGCGGGCAGGCGTCCGGGATGTACACGCGACGACCGGTACTGGCGCCGAGCCCGGTGCCGGACGCGCTCTTCCGCGAGGTTCCGCTCGCTCTCGACACCGCCGGGATCACGGAGATCGTCGCGGGGTACGCGACGACCGCTCGGCACTGCGTCGACGGCGGGTTCGACGGCGTCGAGCTGCAGGCGTCGCACTCGTCGCTGATCCGCGGCTTCCTCTCCCGGGCCACGAACCGGCGGACCGACGACTACGGCGTCGACCGGTCCCGATTCCTGCGCGAGGTCATCGCCGCGGTCCGCGCGGCGATCGGCCCCGACGCCGTGCTCGGCGTCCGCCTCGGCGGTGACGAGATGATCGACGACGGCGTGACGCTGGACGAGGGGGTGGCCACCGCCCGGACGGTCGACGCCACCGGCGCGGTCGACTACCTGAACACGTCGATCGGGCTGGCCACCGAGACGCTGTTCCTCATCCAGGCGAGCATGCGGGTGCCCCCGCGGTACGCGCTGCACGTCCCGGCGGCGATGCGCGCGGCCGTGTCCGTGCCGGTGATCGGCGTCGGCCGGTTCAAGCATCCGGCGCAGGCGGAGAAGGCACTGGACGCCGGGTACGCCGACCTGATCGGCGTGGTGCGTGGGCAGATCGCCGACCCCTCGTTCGCGGCGAAGGCCGCGGCAGGACGGGCGGACGAGATCCGCACCTGCCTGTCCTGCAACCAGGAGTGCGTCGGCCGGGTCGGGTTCAACCGGTGGATCGGGTGCGTGGTCAACCCGGTCGTGCTCGCTTCCCCCATGCGGCGGTCACTGCGGGTAGCGGTGGTGGGAGGGGGCCCTGGCGGGCTGCGGGCGGCGGTGACCGCGGCCGAACGCGGCCACCGGGTGACGCTCTACGAGCGGTCCGCGCAGCTCGGTGGGCAAGTGCCGCTGGCCGCGCGGGTACCGAGCCGGGCGGAGTTCGCGGAGCTCACCCGGTCGCTCGCGCTGGCGGCTGCCCGGGCTGGGGTGTCCGTGCGCGCTGGCGTGACGGCGACCCCCGCGCTGCTGGCCGGATCCGAGGCCGTCGTGCTCGCGACTGGCGCGCGGCCGGTGCGGCCCTCCTGGGCCCGCTCGTCCCGGGTGGTCGACGTCCGGCAGGTGCTGTCCGGGCGCGTCGAGCCGTACGGGGACGTGCTGGTCCACGACGAACTCGGGTTCCACCAGGCGACATCGGTGGCGGAGCTGCTCGCCGATCGGGGGTGCACGGTCGAGATCGCGACGCCCGGGATGATCGTCGGGCAGGACCTCGGGGTGACGCTCGATCTGGAGCTCTGGACGATCGCGGCGGAGGCGCGCGGGATCCGGCAGACGCCGGACGTCACGGTGGCCACGGCGGAGGACTCGGCGGGCCGCGTCCGAGTGGTACTTGCGCACCACCCGACCGGGACGCAGGCGGTGCGGACCGTGGACTGGGTCGTGTCGGTGGTCCACCCGGAGCCGGAGGACGCACTCTGGCACGCGCTGCGCGGCGCGCCGTTCCCGGTCCACCGGGTGGGGGACTGCCTCGCGCCGCGGCGGGCGGACGCCGCGGTGCTCGAGGGTGAGCGCGTGGCGATGTCCCTGTGA
- a CDS encoding vWA domain-containing protein — MQRDRRANGRGKPLKRKPKQLSEDPTEYQPSRSSNGSGTVLTGRGKPKKGGPQLPGSVAPGVTDEDADLVTLEPNENGPDPAVRARAREIAARLSLRRPRRDRRQHRGVGNIASLPYRDGSADLDLDRTIEALIGNPDEVDDESGVDRRIVVRERVQTRRSVVLVVDVSGSMKGERIRTAAATVGAVAGELADDDLAVIAFWSDAAVLHRIGAPARPAELLDLLLSVPARGLTNVGFPLTLAARELARVPARDARVLLLSDCVHNAGPDPRPLAARLPRLDVLLDIGTPPGEHDLDLGRDLAHAGRGRLRPIYSHRDVAPALTSLF; from the coding sequence GTGCAGCGGGACCGTCGCGCGAACGGCCGTGGGAAGCCGCTGAAGCGCAAGCCGAAGCAGCTGTCCGAGGATCCCACCGAGTACCAGCCGAGCCGGTCGTCGAACGGCTCCGGGACGGTGCTGACCGGACGCGGTAAGCCGAAGAAGGGCGGCCCGCAGCTGCCCGGCAGCGTCGCGCCCGGCGTCACCGACGAGGACGCCGACCTGGTGACGCTTGAGCCGAACGAGAACGGGCCGGATCCGGCCGTCCGCGCGCGGGCGCGGGAGATCGCGGCCCGGCTCTCGCTGCGGCGGCCGCGCCGCGACCGGCGTCAGCACCGCGGCGTCGGGAACATCGCGTCGCTGCCCTACCGGGACGGCTCCGCCGACCTGGATCTGGATCGCACGATCGAGGCGCTGATCGGAAACCCCGACGAGGTGGACGACGAGTCCGGCGTCGACCGGCGGATCGTCGTGCGCGAACGCGTGCAGACCCGGCGGTCGGTCGTGCTCGTCGTCGACGTCTCTGGCTCGATGAAGGGTGAGCGGATCCGGACGGCGGCGGCGACCGTCGGCGCGGTCGCCGGTGAGCTGGCCGACGACGACCTGGCCGTGATCGCGTTCTGGTCGGACGCGGCGGTGCTGCACCGGATCGGCGCCCCCGCCCGCCCGGCGGAGCTGCTCGACCTGCTGCTCTCGGTACCGGCGCGCGGGCTGACCAACGTCGGCTTCCCGTTGACGCTCGCCGCCCGCGAGCTGGCCCGGGTACCGGCGCGGGACGCCCGGGTGCTGCTGCTCTCGGACTGCGTGCACAACGCCGGGCCGGATCCGCGTCCGCTCGCCGCCCGCCTGCCCCGGCTGGACGTGCTGCTCGACATCGGGACACCGCCGGGGGAGCACGACCTGGACCTGGGACGGGATCTGGCACACGCCGGACGTGGGCGGCTCCGTCCGATTTACTCGCACCGGGACGTCGCGCCCGCTCTGACGTCCCTGTTTTAG
- a CDS encoding FAD-binding protein yields MSAWRCPCERGAAVNLSRASVVLCAGSGLLGADPRAVCTRLTDVAHALGGEVGATRAVVDAGWLGRDRLIGATGVPIAPVLYVGFGVSGAVWHERGRPVHVVSVNTDPAAPLADAADLMLRTDAAALVDELALRLPGRHPDVERRIAAADPDPGHRPAGGAVPGVNLVVPVGTPHERLRMLTGVPSGPVRPVPPLAAAPAADVLVAFLIERGYLGGSRA; encoded by the coding sequence GTGAGCGCGTGGCGATGTCCCTGTGAGCGTGGGGCCGCTGTGAACCTTTCCCGGGCTTCGGTAGTGCTGTGTGCGGGCAGCGGCTTGCTCGGGGCCGACCCCCGGGCGGTGTGCACTCGACTGACGGACGTGGCGCACGCACTGGGTGGGGAGGTCGGCGCGACCCGGGCGGTGGTCGACGCCGGGTGGCTCGGCCGGGACCGCCTGATCGGCGCGACCGGCGTTCCGATCGCCCCCGTGCTCTACGTCGGGTTCGGCGTGTCCGGGGCGGTGTGGCACGAGCGGGGCCGGCCGGTGCACGTCGTCAGCGTGAACACCGATCCGGCGGCGCCGCTCGCGGACGCCGCGGACCTGATGCTCCGTACCGACGCGGCGGCGCTCGTCGACGAGTTGGCGTTGCGGCTGCCGGGCCGTCACCCGGACGTCGAGCGGCGGATCGCGGCAGCCGACCCGGACCCTGGCCACCGTCCGGCGGGTGGGGCCGTGCCGGGCGTGAATCTGGTCGTACCGGTCGGGACGCCGCACGAACGGCTGCGGATGCTGACCGGGGTACCGTCCGGGCCGGTACGGCCCGTCCCGCCGCTCGCCGCCGCGCCCGCCGCCGACGTGCTGGTCGCCTTTCTGATCGAGCGGGGTTACCTGGGAGGATCGCGCGCATGA
- a CDS encoding putative quinol monooxygenase produces MPIIVATVLPKTEHRDEVKEALLAAAPAVHQEKGCHLYAMHEAADRFVVIESWESLEDMGAHAQGEAFTAMGKALDGKLSAPLDIVVLEALPAGDPAKGALPA; encoded by the coding sequence ATGCCGATCATCGTCGCCACCGTCCTGCCCAAGACCGAGCACCGGGACGAGGTCAAGGAGGCCCTGCTGGCGGCCGCCCCCGCCGTCCACCAGGAGAAGGGCTGCCACCTCTACGCGATGCACGAGGCCGCCGACCGGTTCGTCGTGATCGAGAGCTGGGAGTCGCTGGAGGACATGGGCGCCCACGCGCAGGGCGAGGCGTTCACGGCGATGGGCAAGGCGCTGGACGGCAAGCTGTCCGCGCCGCTGGACATCGTCGTGCTCGAGGCATTGCCGGCCGGCGACCCGGCGAAGGGCGCCCTCCCGGCGTGA
- a CDS encoding SigE family RNA polymerase sigma factor produces the protein MRGKPEAFAGLDAFVAERGDALLATAILLAGGRDAGQDLLQAAIERLMRRWNRIDGDPEGYVRRILYHLAVDTWRRRSRRPEVLTSLDARTVPDVTATLDLRDALIRALALLPPKQRAVLVLRYWEHLTEAEAADRLGCSIGTVKSTTSRGLARLRELTADWAVDDRTTNGARA, from the coding sequence GTGCGCGGGAAACCGGAAGCCTTCGCCGGCCTGGACGCGTTCGTCGCGGAGCGCGGCGACGCACTGCTGGCCACGGCGATCCTCCTGGCCGGCGGCAGGGACGCCGGCCAGGACCTGCTCCAGGCTGCGATCGAGCGGCTGATGCGACGGTGGAACCGGATCGACGGAGACCCCGAGGGGTACGTCCGCCGCATCCTCTACCACCTGGCGGTCGATACCTGGCGCCGGCGGAGCAGACGACCCGAGGTCCTCACCAGCCTGGACGCCCGCACGGTGCCCGACGTCACCGCGACCCTGGACCTCCGGGACGCGCTGATCCGCGCGCTGGCGCTGCTGCCACCGAAGCAGCGCGCGGTGCTCGTCCTGCGGTACTGGGAGCACCTCACCGAGGCCGAGGCTGCCGACCGGCTGGGGTGCTCGATCGGCACGGTCAAGTCCACCACCTCCCGCGGGTTGGCCCGTCTGCGCGAGCTCACCGCCGACTGGGCCGTCGACGACCGCACCACGAACGGAGCGCGAGCATGA
- a CDS encoding ABC transporter ATP-binding protein, whose product MLITLLRAHLRPYRRPLAVVVLLQLLQTLAMLYLPTLNADIIDRGVVTGDTDYIVRTGGVMLAVSLGQIVCAIGAVYVGAKVAMALGRDVRAALFDRVQSFSAREVGTFGTPSLITRITNDVQQVQMLVVMTLTMVIAAPVMCVGSLLLALRLDVPLASILLVALPVLVAIIGVLIARLGPQFRLMQAKLDDINRVLREQIGGARVIRAFVRERYERQRFARSNDELYDVSVRVGRLLSVMFPAVMAVVNVSSVAVVWFGGHRIDSGAMQIGALTAFLSYLMQTLMSVMMATFMFMMAPRAQVSAERIQEVLGTDTSVVPPERPASLPDVHGRLEIRGASFRFPGAEQPVLCDVDLVANPGEVTAIIGSTGSGKTTLLNLIPRLSDVTDGAVLVDGVDVRELDPVDLARLIALVPQRPYLFTGTIASNLRYGNPDASDDQLWHALEIAQAAAFVRGLPDGLDTRIAQGGTNVSGGQRQRLAIARALVRKPEIYLFDDSFSALDYATDAALRAALIRETADATVVIVAQRVSTIRTADRIVVLDQGRVVGSGTHAELMDTNDTYREIVLSQLTEQEAAA is encoded by the coding sequence GTGCTGATCACCCTGTTGCGGGCGCATCTGCGCCCTTATCGGCGGCCGCTCGCCGTGGTCGTCCTGCTGCAACTGCTCCAGACGCTGGCGATGCTCTACCTGCCGACACTCAACGCCGACATCATCGACCGCGGTGTGGTGACCGGGGACACCGACTACATCGTGCGGACCGGCGGCGTGATGCTGGCGGTCAGCCTCGGGCAGATCGTCTGCGCGATCGGCGCGGTGTACGTCGGGGCGAAGGTCGCGATGGCCCTCGGCCGGGACGTCCGGGCCGCCCTGTTCGACCGGGTGCAGTCGTTCTCCGCCCGCGAGGTCGGCACGTTCGGTACCCCGTCGCTGATCACCCGGATCACCAACGACGTCCAGCAGGTGCAGATGCTGGTCGTGATGACGCTGACGATGGTCATCGCGGCTCCGGTGATGTGCGTGGGCAGCCTCCTGCTCGCGCTCCGCCTGGACGTTCCGCTGGCGTCGATCCTGCTGGTCGCGCTCCCGGTCCTGGTGGCGATCATCGGGGTACTGATCGCCCGCTTGGGGCCGCAGTTCCGGCTCATGCAGGCGAAACTCGACGACATCAACCGGGTGCTCCGGGAGCAGATCGGCGGTGCCCGCGTCATCCGGGCGTTCGTCCGGGAACGGTACGAGCGGCAGCGCTTCGCCCGGTCCAACGACGAGCTCTACGACGTGTCGGTGCGCGTGGGTCGGCTGCTGTCGGTGATGTTCCCGGCCGTGATGGCGGTCGTGAACGTCTCCAGCGTGGCGGTGGTCTGGTTCGGTGGGCACCGGATCGACTCGGGCGCCATGCAGATCGGCGCGCTGACCGCGTTCCTCAGCTATCTGATGCAGACCCTGATGTCGGTCATGATGGCCACGTTCATGTTCATGATGGCGCCGCGCGCCCAGGTGAGCGCCGAGCGCATTCAGGAGGTCCTCGGCACCGACACCAGCGTGGTCCCGCCGGAGCGACCGGCGTCGCTGCCGGACGTCCACGGCCGGCTGGAGATACGCGGCGCCTCGTTCCGCTTCCCCGGTGCCGAGCAACCGGTCCTGTGCGACGTCGACCTGGTGGCCAATCCGGGCGAGGTCACCGCGATCATCGGCAGCACCGGCAGCGGGAAGACCACGCTGCTCAACCTGATCCCCCGGCTGTCCGACGTCACCGACGGCGCGGTGCTGGTCGACGGCGTGGACGTCCGGGAACTCGATCCGGTGGACCTGGCCCGGCTGATCGCGCTGGTGCCACAGCGTCCGTACCTGTTCACCGGCACGATCGCGTCGAACCTGCGCTACGGCAACCCGGACGCCAGCGACGACCAGCTCTGGCACGCGCTGGAGATCGCCCAGGCGGCGGCGTTCGTCCGCGGGCTGCCCGACGGGTTGGACACCCGGATCGCGCAGGGCGGCACCAACGTGTCCGGCGGCCAGCGGCAGCGACTCGCGATCGCCCGTGCACTCGTGCGGAAACCCGAAATCTACCTGTTCGACGACTCGTTCTCCGCCCTCGACTACGCCACCGACGCCGCCCTGCGCGCCGCGCTGATCCGGGAGACCGCCGACGCCACCGTCGTCATCGTCGCCCAGCGCGTCAGCACGATCCGTACCGCCGACCGGATCGTCGTCCTCGACCAGGGCCGCGTCGTCGGCTCCGGAACCCACGCGGAACTCATGGACACCAACGACACCTACCGCGAGATCGTCCTGTCCCAGCTGACCGAGCAGGAGGCCGCGGCATGA
- a CDS encoding ABC transporter ATP-binding protein, protein MTGPARPAADADSDGAAVATAVGERPTAARGPGGPPGPGPARFMSGPGEKALDFKSSGRRLLATLRPERPLMALGLLLAAASVALSVTGPKILGDATDLVLAGVLGRDLPDGATKAQAVETLRAQGDDTTAELISHLDVVPGQGIDFDAVGRVLLIVLAIYLAASVFALLQGRVTTTIVQRVVYRMREQTQAKLARLPLNYFDRQPRGEILSRVTNDIDNLAQTLQQTLSQIIISLFTIVGVLSLMFWISPLLALIALVTIPVSTFVAGRIGRKARPQFVGQWATTGRLNGHVEEMFTGHALVKTFGRQEEAREVFAAQNEALFQSSYRAQFISGLIQPAMMFIGNVNYVLVAVVGALRVASGALTLGEVQAFIQYSRQFSQPLTQVASMANLLQSGVASAERVFALLDAHEQDPDPTTPARPERIRGRVEFDHVSFRYAPDKPLIEDLSLAVDPGQTVAIVGPTGAGKTTLVNLLMRFYEVTGGRITLDGVDIATMTRADLRAATGMVLQDAWLFGGSIAENIAYGARRDVTQADIETAAVATHVDHFVRTLPEGYDTVLDEEGSSVSAGERQLITIARAFLAEPAILILDEATSSVDTRTELLIQRAMNTLRQGRTSFVIAHRLSTIRDADLILVMEDGRIVEQGTHTELLTADGAYTRLYNAQFAQPVADL, encoded by the coding sequence ATGACCGGCCCGGCACGCCCCGCTGCGGACGCCGACTCCGACGGAGCCGCCGTCGCCACCGCGGTCGGCGAGCGGCCGACCGCCGCGCGCGGCCCGGGCGGACCGCCCGGCCCGGGCCCGGCCCGCTTCATGAGCGGCCCCGGTGAGAAGGCCCTCGACTTCAAGTCCTCCGGACGCCGCCTGCTGGCCACGCTGCGACCGGAGCGGCCGCTGATGGCGCTGGGGCTGCTGCTCGCGGCGGCCAGCGTGGCGCTGTCGGTGACCGGGCCGAAGATCCTCGGCGACGCCACCGACCTGGTGCTGGCCGGCGTGCTCGGACGCGACCTGCCGGACGGCGCCACCAAGGCGCAGGCGGTGGAGACCCTGCGCGCCCAGGGCGACGACACGACGGCCGAACTGATCAGCCACCTCGACGTCGTACCCGGACAGGGCATCGACTTCGACGCGGTCGGCCGGGTGCTGCTGATCGTCCTCGCCATCTACTTGGCGGCCTCGGTGTTCGCGCTGCTCCAGGGCCGCGTGACGACGACGATCGTCCAGCGGGTCGTCTACCGGATGCGGGAGCAGACGCAGGCCAAGCTGGCGCGGCTGCCCCTCAACTACTTCGACCGGCAGCCGCGGGGCGAGATCCTCTCCCGGGTCACCAACGACATCGACAACCTGGCGCAGACGCTCCAGCAGACGCTCAGCCAGATCATCATCTCGCTGTTCACGATCGTCGGCGTGCTGAGCCTGATGTTCTGGATCTCGCCGCTGCTGGCACTGATCGCGCTGGTCACGATCCCGGTGTCGACGTTCGTCGCGGGCCGGATCGGACGCAAGGCCCGCCCGCAGTTCGTCGGGCAGTGGGCGACGACCGGGCGTCTCAACGGCCACGTCGAGGAGATGTTCACCGGGCACGCGCTGGTGAAGACGTTCGGCCGCCAGGAGGAGGCCCGGGAGGTGTTCGCGGCGCAGAACGAGGCGCTGTTCCAGTCCAGCTACCGGGCACAGTTCATCTCCGGGCTGATCCAGCCGGCGATGATGTTCATCGGCAACGTCAACTACGTGCTGGTGGCGGTGGTCGGCGCACTGCGGGTGGCGTCCGGGGCGCTGACGCTCGGCGAGGTGCAGGCGTTCATCCAGTACTCCCGCCAGTTCAGTCAGCCGCTCACCCAGGTGGCGAGCATGGCCAACCTGCTGCAGTCCGGCGTCGCGTCGGCCGAGCGGGTGTTCGCGCTGCTGGACGCGCACGAGCAGGACCCGGACCCGACGACGCCGGCGCGGCCGGAGCGGATCCGCGGCCGGGTCGAGTTCGACCACGTGTCGTTCCGCTACGCCCCGGACAAGCCCCTCATCGAGGACCTGTCGCTCGCCGTCGACCCGGGTCAGACCGTGGCGATCGTCGGCCCCACCGGCGCTGGCAAAACCACCCTCGTCAACCTCCTCATGCGCTTCTACGAAGTCACCGGCGGACGCATCACGCTCGACGGCGTCGACATCGCCACCATGACCCGCGCCGACCTCCGCGCCGCCACCGGCATGGTCCTCCAAGACGCCTGGCTCTTCGGCGGCAGCATCGCCGAGAACATCGCCTACGGCGCCCGCCGCGACGTCACCCAAGCCGACATCGAAACCGCCGCGGTCGCCACCCACGTCGACCACTTCGTGCGCACCCTGCCCGAGGGCTACGACACCGTCCTCGACGAAGAAGGCAGCAGCGTCAGCGCCGGCGAACGCCAGCTCATCACGATCGCCCGCGCCTTCCTCGCCGAACCCGCCATCCTCATCCTCGACGAAGCCACCAGCTCCGTCGACACCCGCACCGAACTCCTCATCCAACGCGCGATGAACACCCTCCGACAAGGCCGCACCAGCTTCGTCATCGCCCACCGCCTCTCCACCATCCGCGACGCCGACCTCATCCTCGTCATGGAAGACGGCCGCATCGTCGAACAAGGCACCCACACCGAACTACTCACCGCCGACGGCGCCTACACCCGCCTCTACAACGCCCAGTTCGCGCAGCCGGTCGCCGATCTCTGA